The region GCCCTTCATCGTACCACTCCAACTCTCCTTCACCGCGTTTTCGGAAAGCGGGGCGAAGCGCAGGGCGTAGCCGTCATACTGTGACTTCTCGCCATCGGGAATATTTTCCACAATGTTGAAGGTGATTGTTTGGTTAAAGAAGGCTTTGACCTCGTTCAGAGCAGCTAGATACACAGCCTCGGCCTTGCGCTGCATATACACCTTGACGGACTGCGTTACCGGGTAGAGGCGTTCATAAAGCTGCGCCTTGTAAGCGCCCACTAAGGTTTCTATTTCCGCTTGTGTCGGGTTGGGAACGGTAACCGAGCCTTTGTTGCTCTTATCCTTAATATCCGTAACGACGACGGCCTTTTCCATATCACCCAGCGTCCAGAAATAGCGGGCATAGTGGTCTATCTCCTTTTCAATGGCGGCCTTGGCATCGGTTTCGTTGGGGTTGGCCTCGACGATATCGATTAGCACCTGTCGCCAATCTTTCAGGCTGCGGGCCTTCCAGCCGTTCCCTACATCCAGTGTGCCGGAGAATTGGTCGTTGAAATAGACATAGACTTGGTCTATCTTATCCATCTTCATAGCCATACTTTGTTCAAACATATTGCTGATGGTGTAGTCAAAAATGAATAGACCGCTAGCGGCAAGTCCCCACACTGCGGATTCTGCATAGGAGAGTGCCAGCATCGCCGTGTCTTTATATAATCCAAGAGTATCGGCGTCTGTTTTTTCCGTATTCAGCATTACCGCACCGATCTTCACCGCTGCTGCTACTTTGCCCAGCTTATTCATCTTTTTGTAGGCTGAATCAGCCAGGGAGGTGTCAAAGGTCGGGCTGCCGAGGGATGCCATGTTCAGAATCGTACCAGTGAAGTCGGTGGCAAAGCCCACATCACCGGTTGCTCCCGCCATGCCGCTCATAAATCCGTTATGGCCGGTGATAAGCCGCGCTGCGAGTCCTGCCGCTTCTTCTCCGTCTGCGCCGCCACCTGCCACGTATTTTCGTAGTGTTTCCGTAGCTTCCTGCTGGTCAATGCCGGAAATGTCTGCATAAATGTTGGTGATTTTGGCACTGCGTTGACCCTCATTTTTGACATGGAACACGCCGAAGGTGGAGAGATGGTCGGTGTAGATGATAAGCTCATTCGCAGTTGCATCCACCTCGAACAGCACATCCTCCCATTTGCCAGTGGTTTCGTTTTTGTACATTGCGCCCACGCATTTTGCCGGATCCTGCCCATCCTCGCAGTATGCGGTATCGTAAGGGATACGAAGGGTAATGAAGTCCGAAAGCTCGGTCATATCGCTCAGCTTAAAGTCATAGGCTTCTATTTTATACCCTTCATCTTTATTTTCTTCCACAGCTTGCTTGGTTACGGTAAGTTCTTCTTCACCGTCCAGCACATAGACACCTAGATCTATGCTGACACCGTTTGACAAGGTGACGCTGGTGGTCTCTGGTGAAAGTGTTGCCCCGTCGTTTTTGCCTCTTCCACCGTCGCATCCGGTAAGATTGCCTAAAAGCAGCACTGTCACAAGTAAAATAGATACTGTCTTTTTCATTTCGCATTCCTCCTTTTCATTTCTAATTTATAATTTTTGCTGTTACGCCGGTTTCACAAAGTAGCTTTTGTGCTACATCCAGTATAGCCTGCTTCCCTGGCATTCCGTGCAGCAACTCTACCCGCATGGTCTTGGACGCGTCGCCAAAGGTTAGGTACATCCGCTCCTTATCAATTTGAACTGCACTCAGCCGCACACCATGCACCCCGTCGAGGCCCCACCGGTAAATTTTACTGCCGATGAGAATACCAAAAGTAGATACTACAGTTTCCTCAGTGTCTTTTTTCATTTGGCGGCCTGGCATGGAGATGAGAGCAGATGGCACCGCAAGGATGGGATTATCGCAAATAAGTCTTGCAGCATAGAGTAGACGGTTCTGCCTCACCAATAACAGGAGAGTGATAAGGCTGGTGGCTCCAAAGGCGAAAACCGCTTCTAACATAAATGCCTTGCCCAACCAAACCGTCAAACAAATACTTGCTGCCAATAATAAGGCATATCCATTCCGTCGTTTTCGGATTAATTTCATTTGCACCAACCCTCCTCTAATATAGATTTTAAGGAAAAATTCTTTTAAAATCATCCTTCGAAAGGATGATTTTGCAGAAAAAAGCCCCTCATACTTTAGTATGAGGGGACGGTTAAACCCTGTATTCATATGATTTTATGAATTATTCAACCCTTTGATTCTTCAGCAGGGTGCTGATGAGTTCTGCCCGACTACCGACATCATATTTTGAAAAAATGTTCCTTACATGTGTTTTTACAGTACTCTCACTGATAAACAAAGCCCCAGCAATTTCTCGGTTAGATTTGCCTGAAAGGATTAGCTGTAATACCTCCTGCTCCCGGGGAGTCAGTGGGTCAAGAGTTTTAATTTGACAAACAATGTCCCTTTGCCGTGACTGATTCATATTGTCATAGGCAGTAAGATAGGTATGGTTTTTCAGTAGTAAAACAAGTTGGCGGTTCAGTGGTGGTAGCATAACCAGTGTAAGGCAAACCACAGTAAGGGCAATCACCGCAACCTCCGCACTGGGAAGCCCAATGGATGTTAGGGTCATTCCCAAGACGCCTCCGCAAAGCACGCCAAATACATTGGCGGAAAGCCCAATGCCAAAGGTTTGTGCTGGGTTGTCGCTATAATCCAGCATTTCTCCAAGGATGCTCCACCAAAACAGATCAAAAATACCACAAGCACCGAGCATCAGCGTATCCACAATCAGATAGTCGGAAGTGTTTCGCCCTAACAGCATAAAGCTGATGAATGCTCCTATAATCATTGCCATTCCCATATACAAAATTCTAGATCGCTTTGCTTTCATAGGTAGGTTGCGCATAATAGCAAGTGCCACAATATAAGGCACGGCCCAATACCAGCTCACCAGCCTCGTCAGGTGTTCAAAAGCGGGGTTGATGACCTCATACATTAGTCCTGAATTAATTGTTATAATGAAGACAAAAAGGCACAGCAATATTAGCGGGGTTTTAATGCCGCCATGGGTCTTATTTTTAAATGCTTTGTTCTGCTCATTCTCCTGCTCCAACGGCAGCATCCAAATGAAGACCATGCCAATCACAAGGCAAAGCATAGAGAAGCCAAGCCCGATAAAGGTTGACCTGTTCATGGCCACCACATTAACTGCAATCATCAGCAAATTGGAATAAATCAGAACGTCAGCACAGGATTTAATGTACTCGTTCTTAGGAGTATAGGCTCTAAGGAAAAATCCCCATGCTGCCACCGCGCAGCCGCTAAAGTATCCGCTGACAATCAGTCCCACCAACCATAGAGAGGAGGGAGGAAAAAAGAAGGGAATAGTAGCAGCTAAGCATAAGCCCATAGCTCCGAGCATCATGTTTTTTGCGACCGTCTGTGATTTAACAAACAGGCCGCAAGTAAAAAGCCCCATAAAATGCGCGACAATTGCAGTCATTATGTAAGGGTTGGCATCTGTTCCACGAAGATTCAGCAGGCTGTAAAGTACCTGCCCTTCAAACTGAAATGACAGAATATAGGCAAAGAGAAATGAAAATCCGGCAACAGAAAGCCTTCGGGCATTTAAAGTTTTAAATCTGTTCATTTTATAACCTCCCGCTCTATATCAGCGGTTTTGAAGCGCCAGAACTTTCCCACCTTGGATGCAGGCATAGAAACCACCTCATTTTAGTAAATTTGAACAAATATCCTAATTGATTGTTATTAAATAATTATAG is a window of Anaerosalibacter sp. Marseille-P3206 DNA encoding:
- a CDS encoding helix-turn-helix domain-containing protein, yielding MNRFKTLNARRLSVAGFSFLFAYILSFQFEGQVLYSLLNLRGTDANPYIMTAIVAHFMGLFTCGLFVKSQTVAKNMMLGAMGLCLAATIPFFFPPSSLWLVGLIVSGYFSGCAVAAWGFFLRAYTPKNEYIKSCADVLIYSNLLMIAVNVVAMNRSTFIGLGFSMLCLVIGMVFIWMLPLEQENEQNKAFKNKTHGGIKTPLILLCLFVFIITINSGLMYEVINPAFEHLTRLVSWYWAVPYIVALAIMRNLPMKAKRSRILYMGMAMIIGAFISFMLLGRNTSDYLIVDTLMLGACGIFDLFWWSILGEMLDYSDNPAQTFGIGLSANVFGVLCGGVLGMTLTSIGLPSAEVAVIALTVVCLTLVMLPPLNRQLVLLLKNHTYLTAYDNMNQSRQRDIVCQIKTLDPLTPREQEVLQLILSGKSNREIAGALFISESTVKTHVRNIFSKYDVGSRAELISTLLKNQRVE